The Pseudomonas triclosanedens genome has a window encoding:
- the cobW gene encoding cobalamin biosynthesis protein CobW has translation MKTLAKLPVTIITGFLGAGKTTLLRHMLDNAEGRRIAVIVNEFGELGIDGEILKQCSIGCSEEEAVGRVFELANGCLCCTVQEEFFPVMRELVARRGELDQILIETSGLALPKPLVQAFQWPEIRNACTVDAVITVVDSPAVAAGTFAAHPDQVDEQRKQDPNLDHQSPLHELFEDQLASADLVVLNKADLLDAQTLAKVRAEVAEELPPAVKIVEASAGQLPLSVLLGLNAEAELHIDSRATHHDHENHEDHDHDEFDSFHVDLPEVDERALLDALSALVERHAVLRIKGFVAIPGKPMRLLVQGVGKRFDKHFDRAWRSDETRGTRLVVIGQQLDQAAISNELRTALS, from the coding sequence ATGAAAACCCTGGCCAAACTCCCCGTCACCATCATCACCGGCTTCCTCGGCGCCGGAAAGACCACCCTGCTCCGCCACATGCTGGATAACGCCGAAGGCCGCCGTATCGCGGTGATCGTCAACGAGTTCGGCGAGCTGGGCATCGATGGTGAAATCCTCAAGCAATGCTCCATCGGTTGCAGCGAAGAAGAGGCCGTGGGCCGTGTCTTCGAACTGGCCAACGGCTGCCTGTGCTGCACCGTGCAGGAAGAGTTCTTCCCGGTGATGCGCGAGTTGGTGGCGCGCCGTGGCGAGCTCGACCAGATCCTTATCGAGACCTCCGGGCTGGCGCTGCCCAAACCCCTGGTGCAAGCCTTCCAGTGGCCGGAAATCCGTAACGCCTGCACCGTGGACGCGGTGATCACCGTGGTCGACAGCCCGGCGGTGGCCGCAGGCACCTTCGCCGCCCACCCCGATCAGGTGGACGAGCAGCGCAAGCAGGACCCGAACCTCGACCACCAATCGCCGCTGCACGAACTCTTCGAGGACCAGCTCGCCAGCGCCGACCTGGTGGTGCTGAACAAGGCCGACCTGCTGGATGCGCAGACGCTGGCAAAGGTCCGCGCCGAAGTCGCCGAGGAACTGCCGCCGGCGGTGAAGATCGTCGAAGCCAGCGCCGGCCAGCTACCGCTTTCCGTACTGTTGGGACTGAACGCCGAAGCCGAGCTGCACATAGACAGCCGAGCCACTCATCACGACCACGAAAATCATGAAGACCACGACCATGACGAGTTCGACTCCTTCCATGTGGACCTGCCGGAAGTGGACGAGCGCGCCCTGCTCGACGCATTGAGCGCGCTGGTCGAGCGCCACGCCGTGCTGCGTATCAAGGGCTTCGTCGCCATCCCCGGCAAGCCCATGCGCCTGCTGGTGCAAGGCGTCGGCAAGCGCTTCGACAAGCACTTCGACCGCGCCTGGCGCAGCGATGAAACCCGCGGCACCCGCCTGGTGGTGATCGGCCAGCAACTGGACCAGGCCGCCATCAGCAACGAGCTGCGCACCGCCCTTTCCTGA
- a CDS encoding CbtB domain-containing protein — MSSSTLTHASTTSLPLSKRIALAVGASLLGALLVYFAGFSHIDAVHNAAHDTRHSAGFPCH, encoded by the coding sequence ATGTCCAGCAGCACCCTGACGCACGCGTCGACCACTTCACTCCCCCTTTCCAAACGCATCGCCCTGGCCGTTGGCGCCAGCCTGCTCGGTGCGCTGCTGGTGTATTTCGCCGGCTTTTCGCATATCGATGCGGTGCACAACGCCGCCCACGATACCCGTCATAGCGCGGGCTTCCCCTGCCACTGA
- a CDS encoding CbtA family protein codes for MIKRIAQTAGFAGLIAALVLTVVQLLWVSPLILKAETYEKAEPAATLVEEHSHEHADGGHHHDEEAWEPEDGWQRILSTTGGNLVVAVGFALMLAGLFTLREPSRVSEGLLWGLAGFAVFTLAPSLGLPPEVPGTAAADLTLRQTWWIATAASTAAGLALLVLGRNRVLRGVGLVLLVVPHVIGAPQPEVHSSLAPESVAHEFIIASLVTNAVFWAALGLLAAWLFRRFAPAA; via the coding sequence ATGATCAAACGTATCGCCCAGACCGCCGGGTTCGCCGGTCTGATCGCGGCGCTGGTGCTTACTGTGGTCCAGTTGCTCTGGGTTTCCCCGCTGATCCTCAAGGCGGAGACCTACGAGAAAGCCGAGCCCGCCGCCACGCTCGTCGAAGAGCACAGCCACGAGCACGCCGATGGCGGCCATCATCACGACGAGGAAGCCTGGGAGCCGGAGGACGGTTGGCAGCGCATCCTTTCCACTACCGGCGGCAACCTGGTGGTTGCGGTGGGGTTCGCCCTGATGCTGGCCGGCTTGTTCACTCTGCGTGAACCGAGCCGGGTGTCCGAAGGGTTGCTCTGGGGCCTGGCGGGTTTTGCGGTGTTCACCCTGGCGCCGTCGCTTGGCCTGCCGCCGGAGGTGCCCGGCACCGCCGCCGCCGACCTGACCCTGCGCCAGACCTGGTGGATCGCCACCGCTGCATCGACCGCCGCTGGCCTCGCGCTGCTGGTACTGGGCCGCAACCGAGTGCTGCGCGGTGTGGGCCTGGTCCTGCTGGTGGTGCCGCACGTGATCGGCGCGCCACAGCCGGAAGTGCATTCCAGCCTTGCGCCGGAAAGCGTCGCCCATGAGTTCATCATCGCTTCGCTGGTCACCAACGCGGTGTTCTGGGCGGCTCTGGGCCTGCTGGCGGCCTGGCTGTTCCGCCGTTTTGCGCCGGCGGCCTGA
- a CDS encoding cobalamin biosynthesis protein — MTLVAGLGCRRGCPLDELRALLRDTLAEAGLDESNLGALASVTLKADEEGLTALAAVLDLPLALFTPQQLATCEKRLDQPSETVRMATGSASVAEAAALLQAEAQGGAPARLLVGKRRSEQATCALAFIPVDADLQQEQP, encoded by the coding sequence ATGACGCTGGTTGCCGGCCTCGGTTGCCGTCGCGGCTGTCCGCTCGATGAATTGCGCGCCCTGCTGCGGGATACGCTGGCGGAGGCCGGGCTCGACGAGTCGAATCTCGGCGCGTTGGCCAGCGTCACGCTGAAGGCCGACGAAGAGGGTTTGACGGCGCTGGCAGCCGTCCTCGATCTGCCGCTGGCGCTGTTCACGCCGCAGCAGCTGGCGACGTGCGAGAAGCGCCTCGATCAACCGTCCGAAACCGTGCGTATGGCCACCGGCAGCGCCAGTGTGGCGGAGGCGGCGGCCCTGTTGCAGGCCGAAGCCCAGGGCGGCGCACCCGCGCGCCTGTTGGTGGGCAAGCGGCGCAGCGAGCAGGCCACTTGTGCGCTGGCGTTCATTCCCGTCGATGCGGATTTGCAGCAGGAGCAGCCATGA
- the cobM gene encoding precorrin-4 C(11)-methyltransferase, with the protein MTVYFIGAGPGDPELITVKGQRLIRTCPVILYAGSLVPPAVLEGHRAGRVVNTAELHLEEIVALLAQAHAEGKDVARVHSGDPSLYGAIGEQIRHLRELGIAYEIVPGVTATSACAAILGCELTLPEISQTLILTRYASRTRMPEGESLAELARHRASMAIHLGVGQLASIVAELLPHYGADCPIAVIHRASWPDQDQVTGTLGDILPKAAAKGFKRTALILVGEVLGADGFADSSLYSAGHAHLYRSR; encoded by the coding sequence ATGACGGTCTATTTCATCGGCGCCGGTCCCGGCGATCCCGAACTCATCACGGTCAAGGGCCAGCGGCTGATCCGTACTTGCCCGGTGATCCTCTATGCCGGCTCGCTGGTGCCGCCGGCGGTGCTGGAAGGACACCGCGCCGGGCGCGTGGTGAACACGGCTGAGCTGCATCTGGAGGAGATCGTCGCCCTGCTGGCGCAGGCCCATGCCGAGGGCAAGGATGTGGCGCGCGTGCATTCCGGCGATCCGTCGCTGTACGGCGCCATCGGCGAACAGATTCGCCATCTGCGCGAACTGGGCATCGCCTACGAGATCGTTCCCGGCGTCACCGCCACTTCGGCCTGCGCGGCAATTCTTGGCTGCGAGCTGACCCTGCCGGAGATTTCCCAGACGCTGATCCTCACCCGTTACGCCAGCCGCACGCGCATGCCCGAGGGTGAATCCCTCGCCGAACTGGCGCGGCACCGCGCGAGCATGGCGATCCACCTGGGTGTTGGCCAACTGGCGTCGATAGTCGCTGAACTGCTGCCGCACTACGGTGCCGACTGCCCCATCGCGGTGATCCATCGCGCCAGTTGGCCGGACCAGGACCAGGTTACCGGTACCCTCGGCGACATCCTGCCCAAGGCTGCGGCCAAGGGATTCAAGCGTACGGCACTGATACTGGTTGGCGAGGTGCTGGGAGCGGATGGCTTTGCCGATTCGTCGCTCTACAGCGCGGGGCATGCGCATCTGTACCGGTCTCGCTAG